Proteins encoded by one window of Rhizophagus irregularis chromosome 31, complete sequence:
- a CDS encoding uncharacterized protein (SECRETED:cutsite_GSS-QQ; SECRETED:prob_0.5318); SECRETED:SignalP(1-19) produces MKFNLFLLLLATLLAVGSSQQQKTYTIRDPKSKLYWAADKTNHIGLQVAGAKWILTTAPGGFTISPSNNPDLYVTYKGNGNLLTLEGNISQLNQEWIFVPSKASEHAIQLVQYSNQFANIGNNGFIIAGTNQLGWIFEEK; encoded by the coding sequence atgaaattcaaCCTTTTTTTGCTCCTTTTAGCCACCCTTCTTGCTGTTGGGTCGTCTCAGCAACAGAAGACTTATACTATTCGAGACCCTAAATCCAAACTATATTGGGCAGCAGATAAAACTAATCATATTGGTCTACAAGTCGCAGGTGCAAAGTGGATATTAACTACTGCTCCTGGTGGCTTTACTATTAGTCCCAGTAATAATCCTGACCTCTATGTCACATACAAGGGTAATGGAAACCTTCTTACTCTTGAAGGAAATATTTCTCAGCTAAATCAGGAATGGATATTTGTTCCTTCTAAAGCTAGCGAGCATGCCATTCAACTTGTTCAATATAGTAATCAGTTTGCAAATATTGGAAATAATGGATTTATTATTGCTGGTACTAATCAATTGGGATGgatatttgaagaaaaataa